From Actinomycetes bacterium, a single genomic window includes:
- a CDS encoding glycosyltransferase family 4 protein, protein MHIRFLLMDAFSVGGTIRVTFTAASALADRHEVEVVSVYRRRPGPRLPLDPRVRLRVLSDERVPQLPTSEPDGRLERGLGRLPSVLVPWSERRYRSFSARTDLRLARYLRGLDGGVLVSTRPGLAVATARWAPPDVVRVAQEHVFLANHPRALRRAIRRTYGRLDAVVTLTERDAVDYRALLGTGARTATQVACIPSAVPSTNARSTHGRKVVVAAGRLVPAKGFDRLVPAFAAVSARHPDWSLRIYGTGGERSLLEGLVHRHGLERNVQLMGHAGHLDEELAEASVFVLSSRNEGFPMVLLEAMSVGVPVVSFDCRNGPADLVTDGVDGLLVPQSDVVGLAEAMCRLIEAPGWRREMGQAALSTAATYAPHRMATRWEELLSDLAGRSGRSR, encoded by the coding sequence GTGCACATCAGGTTCCTGCTCATGGACGCGTTCTCGGTCGGGGGCACGATCCGGGTGACGTTCACGGCGGCGTCCGCACTGGCCGACCGGCACGAGGTCGAGGTGGTGAGCGTCTACCGGCGGCGGCCCGGGCCACGACTGCCGCTCGACCCGCGGGTGCGGCTGCGGGTGCTCTCGGACGAGCGGGTCCCGCAGCTGCCGACGTCGGAGCCCGACGGCCGCCTGGAGCGCGGCCTCGGCCGGCTGCCGAGCGTCCTGGTGCCGTGGTCCGAGCGTCGCTACCGCAGCTTCTCGGCACGGACCGACCTGCGGCTGGCGCGTTACCTGCGCGGCCTGGACGGGGGAGTGCTGGTGAGCACCCGGCCGGGGCTGGCGGTCGCGACCGCCAGGTGGGCGCCGCCGGACGTGGTCCGGGTCGCGCAGGAGCACGTCTTCCTGGCCAACCACCCGAGGGCCCTGCGCCGGGCGATCCGCCGGACGTACGGCCGTCTCGACGCGGTCGTCACCCTCACCGAGCGCGATGCCGTCGACTACCGGGCCCTGCTGGGCACCGGGGCGCGGACTGCCACCCAGGTCGCCTGCATCCCGTCCGCCGTGCCGTCGACGAATGCCCGGTCGACGCACGGCCGCAAGGTCGTCGTCGCCGCCGGCCGACTGGTGCCCGCGAAGGGGTTCGACCGGCTGGTGCCGGCCTTCGCGGCGGTGTCCGCGCGGCACCCCGACTGGTCGCTGCGGATCTACGGCACCGGCGGTGAGCGGTCGCTGCTCGAGGGCCTGGTGCACCGGCACGGCCTGGAGCGCAACGTGCAGCTCATGGGCCACGCCGGGCACCTGGACGAGGAGCTCGCCGAGGCCTCGGTCTTCGTGCTGAGCTCGCGCAACGAGGGCTTCCCGATGGTGCTGCTCGAGGCGATGTCGGTCGGGGTGCCGGTCGTCAGCTTCGACTGCCGCAACGGGCCGGCCGACCTGGTCACCGACGGCGTCGACGGCCTGCTGGTGCCGCAGAGCGACGTGGTGGGCCTGGCGGAGGCCATGTGCCGGCTGATCGAGGCGCCCGGCTGGCGGCGCGAGATGGGCCAGGCGGCGCTCTCGACGGCGGCCACCTATGCCCCGCACCGGATGGCGACCCGGTGGGAGGAGCTGCTCAGCGACCTGGCGGGGCGCTCCGGGCGATCTCGATGA
- a CDS encoding NAD(P)-dependent oxidoreductase: protein MARIVFVGLGRMGRGMAGRLLGTGHELVVVNRTPGKDDDLVARGAGRADTPRDAVASDGGVDAVVVMVSDDEASRSVWLGPDGVLAGEPAPGTLALDCSTLSHEWLVELAGTAGRHGLRFLDCPVTGLPDAAAAGELTLLVGADPGDLAAARPLLEPMSEAVLHFGPVGSGNAYKLAINLMGAVQIAAAAELLAIAEKAGLDLEQVADAVATSQAASPQVVRNTRRMVAASHHDDVVFSGRLRRKDTAYGVALADGLGVEPAFGRVALDRLDELLAAGLGEVNESAVIEIARSAPPGR, encoded by the coding sequence ATGGCACGCATCGTGTTCGTGGGGCTGGGGCGGATGGGCCGGGGCATGGCCGGTCGCCTGCTCGGCACCGGGCACGAGCTGGTCGTCGTCAACCGCACGCCGGGCAAGGACGACGACCTGGTCGCCCGCGGGGCCGGCCGGGCCGACACGCCACGGGACGCGGTCGCCTCGGACGGCGGGGTCGACGCGGTGGTCGTCATGGTCAGCGACGACGAGGCGAGCCGGTCCGTGTGGCTCGGCCCGGACGGCGTGCTCGCCGGTGAGCCGGCGCCCGGGACGCTCGCCCTCGACTGCTCGACACTGTCCCACGAGTGGCTGGTCGAGCTGGCCGGGACGGCCGGCCGGCACGGGCTGCGCTTCCTCGACTGCCCGGTGACCGGGCTGCCCGACGCCGCGGCGGCCGGCGAGCTGACGCTGCTCGTCGGCGCCGACCCCGGCGACCTGGCCGCGGCGCGGCCGCTGCTCGAGCCGATGTCGGAGGCCGTGCTGCACTTCGGCCCGGTCGGCAGCGGCAACGCGTACAAGCTGGCGATCAACCTCATGGGGGCGGTGCAGATCGCCGCGGCCGCGGAGCTGCTGGCGATCGCGGAGAAAGCCGGCCTCGACCTCGAGCAGGTCGCGGACGCGGTGGCGACCAGCCAGGCGGCCAGCCCGCAGGTCGTGCGCAACACCCGCCGGATGGTGGCGGCGAGCCACCACGACGACGTGGTGTTCTCCGGGCGGCTGCGGCGCAAGGACACCGCCTACGGCGTGGCGCTCGCCGACGGCCTCGGCGTCGAGCCGGCGTTCGGCCGGGTGGCCCTGGACCGGCTCGACGAGCTGCTCGCCGCCGGGCTCGGCGAGGTCAACGAGAGCGCCGTCATCGAGATCGCCCGGAGCGCCCCGCCAGGTCGCTGA
- a CDS encoding MFS transporter, with translation MSGRRLGERVRGGAAAFRGSWHNPALRRAQLCFAGAWTAEWAFTVGLGVLAFERGGAAAVGAVSLLRMLPAAFVTPFASVYGDRWRRERILLVVTGGRGVALGLMAVLAWLDAAVAVIYALAVVATIAGVLFRPVHSALVPSLCRTPTELTGANVVRGMLDSLSTLLGPLLAAVLLAVSGPGAVFAACAVASLWAAWLIAGVMPEVMATGEADATAEPAAAPASVVADLVEGLRVIGRDRHLTVLVVLAEVQTLMRGALTVFSVVVAIDLLDMGESGVGTLNAAVGTGAVLGSLAVSLLVGNHRLARWFGAGVALWGLPMALIGVIPVREVALFLLLFIGVGNALVDVGIFTLVARLTPTTMVARVFGAMEGVGALTVGVGAALTPVAIHLLGMRGALVAIGLVSPVLVAVSWASLRRLDGSIERRDHEVDLLHAVPMLAGLPLPAVGELAVALEPVTVPPGQVVFAQGDLGDRCYFVESGSAVVIGDGKEVTELGAGEMFGEIALLRQVPRTATVRAGSELHLQALRSEAFLPVVTGYRSSAGRATADVDAQLDRFAPRGSRPDDSQDV, from the coding sequence GTGTCTGGCCGCCGGCTGGGAGAGCGCGTCCGGGGAGGGGCAGCTGCGTTCCGCGGCAGCTGGCACAACCCGGCCCTCCGGCGCGCTCAGCTCTGCTTCGCCGGGGCATGGACCGCGGAGTGGGCGTTCACGGTCGGACTCGGCGTCCTGGCCTTCGAGCGCGGAGGCGCCGCGGCGGTCGGCGCGGTCTCCCTGCTGCGGATGCTGCCGGCGGCGTTCGTGACGCCGTTCGCCTCTGTCTACGGCGACCGGTGGCGGCGGGAGCGGATCCTGCTGGTGGTCACAGGCGGCCGTGGCGTCGCCCTTGGGCTGATGGCCGTCCTCGCGTGGCTCGACGCCGCTGTCGCCGTCATCTACGCGCTCGCGGTGGTCGCGACGATCGCGGGGGTGCTCTTCCGGCCGGTCCACTCCGCCCTGGTGCCGTCGCTGTGCCGGACTCCGACCGAGCTGACCGGGGCCAACGTCGTCCGCGGCATGCTCGACTCGCTGTCCACCCTCCTGGGTCCCTTGCTGGCCGCGGTCCTGCTGGCCGTCAGCGGGCCGGGCGCCGTCTTCGCCGCCTGCGCGGTGGCGTCCTTGTGGGCGGCCTGGCTGATCGCCGGGGTGATGCCGGAGGTGATGGCGACGGGCGAGGCAGACGCCACGGCGGAGCCGGCCGCCGCCCCGGCAAGCGTGGTCGCCGACCTCGTCGAGGGGCTCCGGGTGATCGGGCGCGACCGACACCTGACGGTGCTCGTGGTGCTCGCCGAGGTGCAGACGCTGATGCGTGGGGCGCTGACGGTGTTCTCCGTGGTGGTGGCCATCGACCTGCTCGACATGGGGGAGTCCGGCGTCGGCACCCTCAACGCCGCGGTCGGGACCGGTGCTGTGCTCGGCTCCCTGGCCGTCTCGCTGCTGGTGGGCAACCATCGCCTGGCCCGGTGGTTCGGTGCCGGCGTCGCGCTGTGGGGGCTGCCCATGGCACTGATCGGCGTCATCCCGGTGCGGGAGGTGGCGCTCTTCCTGCTGCTCTTCATCGGTGTCGGGAACGCGCTGGTCGACGTGGGGATCTTCACGCTTGTGGCCCGGCTGACCCCGACGACGATGGTGGCCCGGGTGTTCGGCGCGATGGAGGGCGTCGGAGCGCTCACCGTCGGGGTCGGTGCCGCCCTCACCCCGGTCGCCATCCACCTGCTCGGGATGCGGGGCGCGCTGGTCGCGATCGGGCTGGTCAGCCCGGTGCTGGTCGCCGTGTCCTGGGCGAGTCTGCGCCGGCTGGACGGGTCCATCGAGCGCCGGGACCACGAGGTGGACCTGCTCCACGCGGTTCCGATGCTCGCCGGGCTCCCGCTGCCGGCGGTCGGGGAGCTGGCCGTCGCGCTCGAACCCGTCACGGTGCCGCCGGGGCAGGTCGTCTTCGCCCAGGGCGACCTGGGCGACCGGTGCTACTTCGTCGAGTCCGGGTCCGCCGTCGTCATCGGAGACGGGAAGGAGGTCACCGAGCTGGGCGCGGGAGAGATGTTCGGCGAGATCGCGCTGCTGCGGCAGGTGCCGCGGACGGCGACGGTGCGGGCGGGCTCGGAGCTGCACCTGCAGGCCCTGCGCAGCGAGGCGTTCCTGCCGGTGGTGACCGGCTACCGGTCCAGCGCCGGCCGGGCGACCGCGGACGTCGACGCGCAGCTGGACCGCTTCGCTCCGCGCGGGTCGCGGCCCGACGATTCTCAGGACGTGTAG
- a CDS encoding ATP-binding cassette domain-containing protein, which produces MTRAETEPAARQEADPVVEVRELRREFVVHRSAGGFRRTRHRVAAVDGVSFTIGRGECVGYIGANGAGKSTTIKMLTGILVPTSGSLRVCGLEPTRQRARLARRIGAVFGQRSQLWWDLPLRDSFRLLGAVHRLPREAWEPRRDECVDLLDMGPFLDTPVRQLSLGQRMRGEVTAALLHSPDLLLLDEPTIGLDLLSKESLRSFLVRERRERGTTILLTTHDLPDIERLCDRLLVVDHGHLVFDGPLAGLVSRVGAERVVVVDLVAPGPPLADVPGTTLRAVEADGMRQHLAFRPDETTAADVVAAVAARVPLRDLTVTEPDIEDVVRRLYTS; this is translated from the coding sequence GTGACCCGGGCCGAGACGGAACCGGCCGCCCGGCAGGAGGCCGACCCGGTGGTCGAGGTCCGGGAGCTGCGACGGGAGTTCGTCGTGCACCGCAGCGCCGGCGGCTTCCGGCGCACCCGGCACCGGGTCGCCGCGGTCGACGGGGTGTCCTTCACCATCGGCCGGGGCGAGTGCGTCGGCTACATCGGCGCCAACGGCGCGGGCAAGTCGACGACCATCAAGATGCTCACCGGCATCCTCGTGCCGACCTCGGGCTCGCTGCGGGTGTGCGGGCTGGAGCCGACCCGTCAGCGGGCCCGGCTGGCCCGCCGCATCGGAGCGGTGTTCGGGCAGCGCAGCCAGCTGTGGTGGGACCTTCCGCTGCGCGACTCGTTCCGGCTGCTGGGGGCCGTGCACCGGCTGCCACGGGAGGCGTGGGAGCCTCGCCGGGACGAGTGCGTCGACCTGCTCGACATGGGTCCCTTCCTGGACACACCGGTCCGCCAGCTCTCCCTCGGCCAGCGCATGCGCGGCGAGGTGACCGCCGCCCTCCTGCACTCCCCCGACCTGCTCCTGCTCGACGAGCCGACCATCGGCCTCGACCTGCTGAGCAAGGAGTCCCTGCGCTCGTTCCTCGTCCGCGAGCGCCGGGAGCGCGGGACGACGATCCTGCTCACGACGCACGACCTGCCGGACATCGAGCGGCTGTGCGACCGGTTGCTCGTCGTCGACCACGGTCACCTGGTGTTCGACGGGCCGCTCGCCGGCCTGGTCAGCCGGGTCGGCGCCGAGCGGGTGGTCGTGGTCGACCTGGTCGCACCCGGCCCACCGCTGGCGGACGTCCCCGGCACGACGTTGCGCGCTGTCGAGGCCGACGGCATGCGCCAGCACCTGGCCTTCCGGCCGGACGAGACGACGGCCGCTGACGTGGTCGCCGCGGTCGCGGCCCGGGTGCCGCTGCGCGACCTCACCGTCACCGAGCCCGACATCGAGGACGTCGTCCGCAGGCTCTACACGTCCTGA
- a CDS encoding ABC-2 family transporter protein, which translates to MAEPTVAAAYRQIVRSRVAAQASYRTSFAVEVVSQVFIVLVEFVEVYAVFHQVDDLGGFDFAEVSLIYGLSVLSFGIADLVVGHLDQLPFYVRTGTFDALLLRPLSPLGQLVTSDFSLRRLGRVGTGVAVLVVALVAVDVDWTPARVLLAVVTPLAGAAIFSAIFVATSTIGFWVVEGMEFTNAFTYGGNYLSSFPFTVFGTAIRRFFTFVLPVGFVAYLPTLALLGRPEPFGWPDWLSWSSVPVAAVAVALSLLTWRTGLRRYVGTGS; encoded by the coding sequence GTGGCTGAGCCCACCGTCGCCGCGGCCTACCGGCAGATCGTCCGGTCCCGGGTCGCCGCCCAGGCGTCGTACCGCACGTCGTTCGCCGTCGAGGTCGTGTCGCAGGTCTTCATCGTGCTGGTGGAGTTCGTCGAGGTGTACGCCGTCTTCCACCAGGTCGACGACCTCGGGGGCTTCGACTTCGCCGAGGTGTCCCTCATCTACGGCCTGTCGGTGCTCTCCTTCGGCATCGCCGACCTGGTCGTCGGCCACCTCGACCAGCTGCCCTTCTACGTGCGCACCGGGACCTTCGACGCGCTGCTGCTGCGGCCGCTCTCGCCGCTCGGCCAGCTGGTCACGAGCGACTTCTCGCTGCGCCGGCTCGGCCGGGTGGGCACCGGCGTGGCCGTGCTCGTCGTCGCACTGGTCGCCGTCGACGTGGACTGGACCCCGGCGCGGGTCCTGCTCGCCGTCGTGACGCCGCTCGCGGGCGCGGCCATCTTCAGCGCGATCTTCGTCGCGACGTCGACGATCGGCTTCTGGGTCGTGGAGGGCATGGAGTTCACCAACGCGTTCACCTACGGCGGCAACTACCTGTCCTCGTTCCCGTTCACCGTCTTCGGCACCGCGATCCGCCGGTTCTTCACCTTCGTGCTGCCCGTCGGCTTCGTCGCATACCTGCCGACGCTCGCCCTGCTCGGCCGGCCCGAGCCGTTCGGCTGGCCTGACTGGCTGTCCTGGTCGTCGGTGCCGGTCGCCGCCGTCGCGGTGGCGCTGTCCCTGCTGACCTGGCGCACGGGGCTGCGCCGCTACGTCGGAACCGGCTCGTGA
- a CDS encoding ABC-2 family transporter protein: MSLPAALPRAGDQPSQGPTALRPYVALAAAGFRRWSTYRLAAAAGVFTNTVFGVIKLSILLAVAESAGGTVAGYDAASLSTYTWVSQGLIAFVMIFSWTELADRVRTGDIAVDLARPVDLQLAWLAADLGRAAWSLLSRALVPLAFGALVYGLYVPSDPTALALLPVSLLLAVVVSFGCRFLVNLTAFWLVEIRGVAMLYVLASGVLGGHLVPVHFFPAWLQAVAYATPFPSMVQTPIDLVTGQADGSAAAGLVLAQVAWAVGVLLLGRVVLVRATRKLVLQGG, encoded by the coding sequence GTGTCGCTGCCCGCCGCCCTCCCTCGCGCCGGGGACCAGCCGTCGCAGGGCCCGACGGCTCTGCGCCCGTACGTCGCGCTGGCCGCGGCCGGCTTCCGGCGCTGGTCGACCTACCGCCTGGCGGCGGCCGCCGGGGTCTTCACCAACACCGTCTTCGGCGTCATCAAGCTCTCGATCCTGCTCGCCGTCGCGGAGTCGGCCGGCGGCACGGTCGCGGGCTACGACGCCGCCTCCCTCTCGACCTACACCTGGGTCTCGCAGGGCCTCATCGCGTTCGTGATGATCTTCTCGTGGACCGAGCTGGCCGACCGGGTCCGCACCGGGGACATCGCGGTCGACCTCGCTCGCCCGGTCGACCTGCAGCTCGCCTGGCTGGCCGCCGACCTCGGCCGCGCCGCGTGGTCGCTGCTGTCCCGCGCGCTCGTGCCGCTCGCCTTCGGTGCCCTCGTCTACGGCCTGTACGTCCCCAGCGACCCGACCGCCCTCGCGCTGCTGCCGGTGTCCCTGCTGCTCGCCGTCGTCGTGTCCTTCGGCTGCCGCTTCCTCGTCAACCTGACGGCGTTCTGGCTGGTGGAGATCCGCGGTGTCGCGATGCTGTACGTACTGGCCTCCGGCGTCCTCGGGGGGCACCTGGTGCCGGTGCACTTCTTCCCCGCCTGGCTGCAGGCGGTCGCCTACGCCACCCCCTTCCCCTCGATGGTCCAGACGCCGATCGACCTGGTCACCGGCCAGGCCGACGGAAGTGCGGCGGCCGGCCTGGTGCTCGCCCAGGTCGCCTGGGCCGTCGGCGTCCTGCTGCTCGGCCGCGTCGTCCTGGTGCGGGCGACCCGCAAGCTGGTGCTGCAGGGTGGCTGA
- a CDS encoding trypsin-like serine protease, protein MVQPPALHVLHRLHVLHRLLVLPVLLVLAAAGLVGAGPASAITGGTPTGASYGNVGGLVSPTQYSDGTWLYCSGTLISPTVVLTAAHCGEEGERVEVTFDPAYEDGDTTYSGTFHADPAYPGTSADSHDIAVVVLDKAVKGITSALLPTAGSLSGLSSSQTFTSVGYGAYEVTNSPGGHQYLYDDVRQVATGTLNAVNKTWLRISMNAATGNGGTCYGDSGGPNFLGSTDVVAGVTITGDAVCRSTNVVYRTDTESARAFLDDYVVLP, encoded by the coding sequence GTGGTCCAGCCGCCCGCGCTGCACGTCCTGCACCGTCTGCACGTCCTGCACCGTCTGCTCGTCCTGCCCGTGCTGCTGGTCCTCGCCGCGGCGGGCCTGGTGGGTGCAGGCCCGGCCTCGGCCATCACCGGCGGTACGCCGACCGGCGCGAGCTACGGCAACGTCGGCGGGCTGGTCAGCCCGACGCAGTACTCCGACGGCACCTGGCTCTACTGCTCCGGAACGCTCATCTCGCCGACGGTCGTGCTGACGGCGGCCCACTGTGGCGAGGAGGGCGAGCGGGTGGAGGTGACCTTCGACCCGGCCTACGAGGACGGGGACACCACCTACTCCGGCACCTTCCACGCCGACCCGGCCTACCCCGGCACCTCGGCGGACTCGCACGACATCGCCGTCGTGGTCCTCGACAAGGCCGTCAAGGGGATCACGTCGGCCCTGCTGCCGACTGCGGGCTCGCTGTCCGGGCTCTCGTCGTCGCAGACCTTCACGTCGGTGGGCTACGGGGCCTACGAGGTGACGAACTCGCCCGGCGGCCACCAGTATCTCTACGACGACGTGCGCCAGGTCGCGACCGGCACCCTGAACGCGGTCAACAAGACCTGGCTGCGCATCTCGATGAACGCGGCGACCGGCAACGGCGGCACCTGCTACGGCGACTCCGGCGGCCCGAACTTCCTCGGCAGCACCGACGTGGTCGCCGGGGTGACCATCACCGGTGACGCCGTCTGCCGGTCGACCAACGTCGTCTACCGGACCGACACCGAGTCGGCGCGGGCGTTCCTCGACGACTACGTCGTCCTGCCGTAG
- a CDS encoding A/G-specific adenine glycosylase, with translation MPARPSRPAAPLAAVDPARLHRPVLAWYAAHARDLPWRRPGTSPWAVLVSEVMLQQTPVARVEPVYREWLARWPTPAALAAEPAGEAVRAWGRLGYPRRALRLHAAATEVVTRHGGELPTTYDDLRGLPGVGDYTAAAVASFAHGARHAVLDTNVRRVLARLVGGEAAAAPAVTAAERRRAEALLPGDDSGDRGLAARWAVAVMELGALVCTARSPACPGCPVADRCAWLLAGRPPSTGERPRRRTHRFEGTDRQARGRLLAVVRSADAPVPARALTAAWPERVQRERALAGLLHDGLVDETPDGYVLPGLAGYGRTT, from the coding sequence ATGCCCGCGCGCCCGTCCCGACCCGCAGCGCCCCTGGCTGCGGTCGACCCGGCGCGGCTGCACCGGCCGGTCCTGGCCTGGTACGCCGCGCACGCCCGAGACCTGCCGTGGCGACGGCCCGGCACCTCGCCCTGGGCGGTGCTGGTCAGCGAGGTGATGCTCCAGCAGACGCCGGTCGCGCGGGTCGAGCCGGTCTACCGCGAGTGGCTGGCCCGCTGGCCGACCCCGGCCGCACTGGCCGCCGAGCCGGCCGGTGAGGCGGTGCGGGCCTGGGGGCGGCTGGGCTACCCGAGACGGGCGCTGCGGCTGCACGCGGCCGCGACCGAGGTCGTCACCCGGCACGGTGGCGAGCTCCCGACGACGTACGACGACCTGCGCGGGCTGCCCGGCGTCGGCGACTACACCGCCGCGGCGGTCGCGTCCTTCGCCCACGGGGCCCGGCACGCCGTCCTCGACACCAACGTGCGCCGGGTGCTGGCCCGGCTGGTCGGGGGCGAGGCGGCGGCGGCGCCGGCGGTCACCGCGGCAGAGCGGCGGCGGGCCGAGGCGCTGCTCCCCGGCGACGACTCGGGCGACCGGGGGCTCGCGGCCCGCTGGGCGGTCGCGGTGATGGAGCTCGGCGCCCTCGTCTGCACCGCGCGCTCCCCCGCCTGCCCGGGCTGCCCGGTCGCCGACCGCTGCGCGTGGCTGCTCGCCGGGCGCCCGCCGTCGACGGGCGAAAGGCCCCGCCGCCGCACCCACCGCTTCGAGGGCACCGACCGGCAGGCCCGTGGCCGGCTGCTCGCGGTCGTGCGGTCGGCCGACGCACCCGTGCCGGCGCGCGCGCTGACCGCGGCCTGGCCCGAACGCGTCCAGCGCGAGCGCGCCCTGGCCGGCCTGCTGCACGACGGCCTGGTGGACGAGACCCCCGACGGCTACGTGCTGCCGGGGCTGGCCGGCTACGGCAGGACGACGTAG
- a CDS encoding chemotaxis protein CheB: MSTSGARVVAPGSTALVVVVVADSRTRTRALRGLLSGPGFVVAAEVCTAADAESAVEEHRPGAVLVDLDPADGGIEAIERIMGTRPTPVVVCGSLVEHSKAALAAGAVDVVGALDALPSSPQYATALRRHLRVASRVRVITHPRSRLRARGLEAGPGSPGSPGGPSPVRPASTAAHDLPAPDPIAGARRLVVVGASTGGPPALATILADLPPDLPVPVLVVQHMADGFVEGLADWLNGLSVLPVEMAVHGRRLGPGRVHVAPAGVNTVLRPGLRVELRTPPPGQFHVPGVDAAFTSAAAVCGPTAVGVLLTGMGRDGAEGLRHLHEAGALTIAQDEPSSVVWGMPAAALALGAVQVELPLSRIGAALAAAVAQPETDPRPVRS, from the coding sequence ATGTCCACCAGCGGAGCCCGGGTCGTGGCTCCGGGGAGCACCGCGCTCGTGGTCGTGGTGGTCGCCGACAGCAGGACGCGCACCCGGGCGTTGAGGGGGCTGCTGTCCGGCCCCGGGTTCGTGGTGGCGGCCGAGGTCTGCACCGCCGCCGACGCCGAGTCCGCGGTCGAGGAGCACCGGCCGGGCGCGGTCCTGGTCGACCTGGACCCGGCCGACGGCGGCATCGAGGCCATCGAGCGGATCATGGGCACCCGGCCGACCCCGGTCGTCGTGTGCGGCAGCCTGGTCGAGCACTCGAAGGCCGCGCTGGCTGCCGGTGCGGTCGACGTGGTCGGTGCCCTCGACGCCCTCCCCAGCTCGCCGCAGTACGCGACCGCGCTGCGTCGGCACCTCCGGGTCGCCAGCAGGGTCCGGGTGATCACCCACCCGCGCAGCCGGCTGCGGGCCCGCGGTCTCGAGGCCGGCCCTGGCAGCCCAGGTAGCCCTGGCGGCCCGTCGCCGGTGCGCCCGGCGTCGACGGCAGCCCACGACCTGCCCGCCCCCGACCCGATCGCCGGCGCCCGCCGGCTGGTCGTCGTCGGCGCCTCCACCGGCGGCCCGCCGGCGCTGGCCACGATCCTGGCGGACCTCCCCCCGGACCTGCCGGTGCCGGTGCTGGTCGTGCAGCACATGGCCGACGGCTTCGTCGAGGGGCTGGCCGACTGGCTCAACGGGCTCTCGGTCCTGCCCGTGGAGATGGCGGTGCACGGCCGCCGTCTGGGACCCGGCCGCGTGCACGTCGCCCCCGCCGGGGTCAACACCGTGCTGCGGCCCGGCCTGCGGGTCGAGCTGCGCACACCGCCGCCCGGCCAGTTCCACGTCCCCGGGGTGGACGCGGCCTTCACCAGCGCGGCCGCGGTCTGCGGGCCGACCGCCGTGGGCGTGCTGCTGACCGGCATGGGCCGCGACGGCGCCGAGGGGCTGCGCCACCTGCACGAGGCCGGCGCGCTCACCATCGCCCAGGACGAGCCGAGCAGCGTCGTGTGGGGGATGCCGGCCGCCGCCCTCGCGCTGGGCGCGGTGCAGGTCGAGCTGCCGCTGAGCCGGATCGGTGCCGCTCTCGCAGCCGCCGTCGCGCAGCCCGAGACCGACCCACGGCCGGTGCGGTCATGA